The Setaria italica strain Yugu1 chromosome IX, Setaria_italica_v2.0, whole genome shotgun sequence genome has a window encoding:
- the LOC101771471 gene encoding homeobox-leucine zipper protein ROC3 has product MFGDCQVLSSMAAMAGASSSADALFIPNPGALAGFMSSSAAAMPFHHFSTTTASLILPKEEGGMMGALQAAKDEDMELEMDMELSGGSGSGHLDGLLSFADVDDDRPEQKPQHGGLDLQAADAGQPPQQQLATANGKKKRYHRHTAHQIQQMEALFKECPHPDDKQRLKLSQELGLKPRQVKFWFQNRRTQMKAQQDRADNVLLRAENESLKSDNYRLQAAIRNVVCPNCGHAAVLGEMSYEEQQLRIENARLKDELDRLACIATRYGGGGRQPSMSSALVCLPGPPPVLMPPLDLDMSVYSRHFTDQSPVMGCGDLIQSVLAPPPQQIAGGGAENHAASSSYMGSIMAPVPEQDRQLVLDLAATAADTLAKMCRAGEPLWVRCRSGAGSEVMVADEHARMFSWPVDSGKQGGGSPVAGARTEGSRDSAVVIMNSITLVDAFLDANKWMELFPSIVSKARTIQVINHGAASGHLGSGSLLLMQAEVQFPSPLVPAREVVFFRYCVHNGDEGTWSVVDFPAEGFQLEALQTSSVVKCQRRPSGCIIQDMPNGYSRVVWVEHMEMVGEEKPLHQVFKDYVANGTAFGATRWVSLLQRQCERLASELARNIADLGVIRTPEARTNMMKLSQRMITTFCANISASGSQSWTALSESTEDTIRVTTRKNTDPGQPSGVILTAVSTSWLSFSHQQVFELLADEQQRCQLEILSNGGSLHEVAHIANGSHPRNCISLLRINAASNSSQNVELLLQESSTHPDGGSLVVFATVDVDAIQVTMSGEDPSYIPLLPLGFAIFPATNPSPAATSTSSGNGESSPGNTDEPASGCLLTVGMQVLASAVPSAKLNLSSITAINSHVCNAIHQITTALKGTGASRAELAAVGGSD; this is encoded by the exons atgtTTGGGGACTGCCAGGTCCTGTCCTCGATGGCGGCCATGGCCGGGGCCTCATCCTCGGCGGACGCGCTCTTCATCCCCAACCCTGGCGCGCTCGCCGGCTTCatgtcctcctccgccgccgccatgccgtTCCACCActtctccaccaccaccgcctccctaATACTACCT AAGGAGGAGGGCGGCATGATGGGCGCGCTCCAGGCGGCTAAGGACGAGGACATGGAGCTGGAGATGGACATGGAGCTCAGCGGCGGCTCCGGCAGCGGCCACCTGGACGGCCTCCTCAGCTTCGCCGACGTGGACGACGACCGGCCCGAGCAGAAGCCGCAGCACGGGGGCCTCGACCTCCAGGCGGCGGACGCCGggcagccgccgcagcagcagctcgcCACCGCCAACGGCAAGAAGAAGCGCTACCACCGCCACACCGCGCACCAGATCCAGCAGATGGAAGC GCTGTTCAAGGAGTGCCCGCACCCGGACGACAAGCAGCGGCTGAAGCTGAGCCAGGAGCTGGGGCTGAAGCCCCGCCAGGTGAAGTTCTGGTTCCAGAACCGGCGCACGCAGATGAAGGCGCAGCAGGACCGCGCCGACAACGTGCTCCTCCGCGCCGAGAACGAGAGCCTCAAGAGCGACAACTACCGCCTCCAGGCTGCCATCCGCAACGTTGTCTGCCCCAACTGCGGCCacgccgccgtcctcggcgAGATGTCCTACGAGGAGCAGCAGCTCCGCATCGAGAACGCCAGGCTCAAGGACGAG CTCGACCGATTGGCGTGCATCGCGACccggtacggcggcggcggccgccagccGAGCATGTCGTCCGCGCTGGTCTGCTtgccggggccgccgccggtgctcaTGCCGCCGCTCGACCTCGACATGAGCGTCTACTCGCGCCACTTCACGGACCAGTCCCCGGTCATGGGCTGCGGCGACCTCATCCAGTCCGTCCTCGCGCCCCCGCCACAGcagatcgccggcggcggcgccgagaaCCATGCCGCGTCGTCCTCGTACATGGGCTCCATCATGGCGCCCGTCCCTGAGCAGGACAGGCAGCTGGTCCTCGACCTTGCTGCCACGGCGGCTGACACCCTCGCCAAGATGTgccgcgccggcgagccgctCTGGGTGCGGTGCCGCAGCGGCGCGGGCTCCGAGGTCATGGTGGCCGATGAGCACGCGCGGATGTTCAGCTGGCCGGTCGACAGTGGGAAGCAGGGCGGAGGCTCCCCGGTCGCCGGTGCCAGGACCGAGGGTTCAAGGGACAGCGCCGTGGTTATCATGAACAGCATCACGCTGGTGGATGCCTTCCTGGATGCA AACAAGTGGATGGAGCTGTTCCCTTCTATTGTGTCCAAGGCAAGAACTATTCAGGTCATAAACCATGGAGCTGCTTCTGGCCATCTGGGCAGTGGATCTCTCCTCTTG ATGCAGGCAGAGGTGCAGTTCCCATCTCCTCTGGTGCCGGCGCGGGAGGTGGTGTTCTTCCGCTACTGCGTGCATAATGGTGATGAGGGCACCTGGTCTGTTGTTGACTTCCCCGCAGAGGGGTTCCAGCTGGAGGCACTACAGACCTCATCAGTGGTCAAGTGCCAGCGTCGCCCCTCTGGCTGCATCATCCAGGACATGCCCAATGGCTACTCAAGG GTGGTGTGGGTCGAGCACATGGAGATGGTTGGGGAGGAGAAGCCGCTGCACCAGGTTTTCAAGGACTATGTAGCCAATGGTACTGCCTTTGGTGCCACACGTTGGGTCTCCCTGCTCCAGCGCCAGTGTGAGCGCCTCGCCAGTGAGCTCGCCCGCAACATTGCCGACCTTGGAG TGATTCGCACCCCAGAGGCAAGAACAAATATGATGAAGCTGTCGCAACGGATGATCACCACTTTCTGTGCCAACATCAGTGCTTCTGGGAGCCAGTCTTGGACGGCACTCTCGGAGTCTACAGAGGACACGATCAGGGTCACTACTCGGAAGAACACAGATCCAGGGCAGCCCAGCGGTGTCATCCTGACTGCTGTCTCCACAAGTTGGCTTTCTTTCAGCCATCAGCAGGTCTTTGAGCTTCTTGCCGATGAACAACAACGCTGTCAG CTTGAGATTTTGTCAAACGGGGGCTCACTTCATGAAGTGGCACACATTGCAAATGGATCACACCCTAGAAATTGCATCTCTCTTCTTCGAATTAAC GCTGCAAGCAACTCATCACAGAATGTGGAGCTCCTGCTGCAGGAGAGCAGCACCCACCCTGATGGCGGGAGTCTCGTGGTGTTTGCAACCGTTGATGTGGACGCCATCCAAGTGACGATGAGCGGCGAGGACCCTTCCTACATTCCTCTCCTACCCCTGGGCTTTGCCATCTTCCCAGCAACCAACCCTTCTCCTGCAGCAACCAGCACAAGCTCTGGCAATGGAGAAAGCAGCCCAGGTAACACAGATGAGCCTGCCAGCGGCTGCCTCCTCACCGTTGGCATGCAGGTGCTAGCCAGCGCTGTGCCCTCAGCCAAGCTGAACCTCTCAAGCATCACCGCAATCAACAGCCATGTCTGCAATGCCATCCACCAGATCACAACCGCGCTAAAGGGCACTGGAGCCAGCCGGGCTGAGCTGGCAGCTGTGGGGGGCTCCGACTAG